The DNA sequence AAGTATCTTGAAGCCCAGGTAAGCACCAATGCACACAATCTGCATAACTTACAGGGTTGGCTAATTGCTCAGGAGTCAATGGGCATCACTGCTTCTTGTAGATTGATGTGTGTGCATCTTTACGGTAACTTAAGAGTTGGGTGATGTTTTGAAATGTGATGGGAACAATTTTTTGCCGAACACTTCACCAATCACCTTCATTACATTTTTCCTGCAATCTGAACCCCAATATGCCGGGTCTTCAATTATGGTTGTCTCATTATAGTAGTTTCCACCTTCTACACCTCCCCAGTCTATGCACCTGTGGTGAAATATAAGTTTGAACTTAGTCTCTAAATCGATGCATATTCAGAGGAGGAAGGAAGATCATGAACTATgcaaatttggaaaattttactCACTTTCCATGTGAAGGTGACATGCTAGTGAAGAAGACTCTTGTCTTCTTGGGGTCCATATTCAAGCGAACCCATCTCAACATACTCTTCATCTCCATGCGACAAGCATCCTCAGTTGTCAGCTCCATGATATCTTTCACTTCATCATCAAGAGACCCAAGTCTGCAAAACTTGAACAGTTAGAGACATTCACAATACAGAAAACTGAATGTAAATGGTCAATACAAGCAAAGTGTGTATGTACTGACAAGATCTTCATCTTCAAGCCAGTCATCCACCACATATATGTATTAGACACTACTATATCAACACCTCAAAAATcagctttaaaagaaaaaaacaaaacggaACACACAAATCAAACAGGCTTCTTCAACACATCAACATATATCAACTAAATCAAAGATCCAAAACAACCATTTTAGAACCTCAAAATACAAAACGAAACAGAAATTTAATGCATTAACACAAAACCACAACATTgaagtccaaaaaaaaaaaaaaaaaaacataagaacAGAGACCATCATTAGAGGTTTCAATctagagggagagagagagagagttagaaAGAGGAAAGAACAAACCTAAAAAAGCAGAGAGAGAAGATCCTGTGAGAGAGAAGCAAGCCAAGAGAGAGTGCCGATCGAGAGATATCGGGGTGGGTTAGCAGTTTACTGCATGGGTGCAAATTTGACTAAGTGCGAagatttggaaaactagtcaagaTCAGCTAGAGTGCGAAtctgagagaaagagagagagagagagagagagagagagagagagaggatggtTCACCGGGAAAGACACAATCTATCACGGGAGACACACGGTGGACCTGCTTCGGTGAGAGACACCAACGAGAGAGACGAGAATGGAACAGTGAGTTTGGGACAAAACTGACCCAAGGATAGAGGCGGGGTAGTTTAGTCCTGCTGAAGTGGGAGTCATTTACTGTATAGATCAAGTTGTTCCCTACAGTGAATGTTGTTACCAAACACTGGATTGGGACACAGTCCTGTCCTGACTTGTCCAGTTCGGTGAAACAAACACACACCAAAGGTAACTTTGTTTGGCAATGAAGACAGGTTTTGGTCTCAGAAGTTTCATCAGTTTGTCATTTTTTGTACTTTGTACTTGTAATCCTCGCCTAAAAAGCTACAAATTCAAAGGAAATGCAATCACTAGCTttacttgtatttttttaaagaattaaagaagaaaaaggaattgcacgatatattcatatatatgtgtgtgtgtatatatatatatatatatatatatatattaatgttgaTATCATATACACAGTGGAAGTCTGAACAAGACTgaataaaatatgtaataaataatgtcactatatattattttactaaccTTTATACCAGGATCTTCCAAACTATTCTCAAGTGACAGATTTGTATGTGGGTGGCATCTGATcgcaaaagaaacaagaaggttAATTTGAAAAACACTCTCAAACTCACAATTTATGTTTTTCTCTCACAGTGTTCGATTCTTTACTGAGATTCTCAATCTCTAAAAAATAATacgtaaaaatatatttttttggagtcTAGTAAACAGTGTATTTATACATTGCTAACCCTAATCCTCGTAGGGTTTTACAACACTTTGGGCCCAATTAATGAGCTCTTTtttgtatcttaataatcagTTAAATGGGCTCTGTCATTTAATGAGTTAGTTTGGAATCCTACGatctattattaattatgacTCTTGATCAACGGTTTAGATTGCTTCTGGAACATAAATCTAACAATTAACCCTTGTAAATTGTATATTATGATTGgcccaaaaaattattaaaaaaaaaaaagtgaagattATCCAGAAAAGCTTCGAGAGAAATTCAAAGATACAGCTAGACAGCAAAATTAAACGCAGACAAGACAGAGCTCCTACCCAGTCAAAAACTTAAAGGGATCATGTTCATCATCTACTTGCCTCTTTGCATTTCCTTCCGGCTGCTGAATTCCTGAAACCTCTACGTCTACTATCAGTCAAATCTGCACAACGTTACCCCCAGATTTTGATCATACTTTGCTCCTAATATTCATCAATAATGCCGggcaaaataaccaaaaaaaaaaaaaaaaaaaaaaaagaagaagaagaagaaaaagaaaaaagaagaagttattgACCAAAGACAAACAAACCATCTACTTCAATTTCCTTGTCTAGgggtatttttatattattatatcaaaaaCATTACAATAAAGGCTTGTAAATTGgggtatatattttatatccatCTGGTACtactcaaattggaaaaaaacatTTCATTGATGAAATATGGACAATGTCCTTAGTTTAAGTCACTTTGTTTTATTATAACTCCAAATATAAACTTTATCACCtttatcttttatataaaagaaaaaaattaacgaGTTTTTGCATAAACATGTTGCTTTTACGCAGCAGTCTATGTCAATATCATTCCACACcatatattaaacaaataattctgATACATCACAATCAtataattaagattttttttttttgataaaaaggaCAATCATATAATTAAGATTGATTAGTCAAAGTACCCTTCTTGATAtaggaaactttttttttttaattcacccaaaaaaaaaaatcgttatcCAAAATggattaacataaaaaaattaggcaaattggACCACCTCCTTTAATGCTTTTTGACCACATGACTTTCAGACCAAAGAGATGAATGCATGTAGCTGAGCTCCGTTCTAGTTGTCCAAGAAGCACTACAGTTTTTTTCAATGTAGATGAGTTAGaggaattaaaatattattttataagttctTTTAAGAGTGTACGACTGATCAAAGTTGGCGACTACTCAATGGATGACAgaaatatatgtgtgtatatatatgtattatattatacagTGTTATTgaccccccaaaaaaagaaaaaaaaatgtatatagcATAGATAGTTTAAAATCAAAAGAATCTTCTTTACAGATGATCCAGatctaaaatcaaatataaaaatataataaaccaaatttacaTCGATGACTAAAGAAGCAGCTTCTTACCTTTTAGCCACTATAAATACATCCCTTCCCAGCCTCTGAAAAACACAAAACTTTCacacatttgaaaaaaaaaaaaaaaaaaaaatgtcttctCCTTCCTTGATCACCACCACCATGTCATTGTTTTCCCTCTTCATTCTCTCACTCTTTCTTTCCCAAGCTCATGCTCAAGTTCCATCTAATGCCACCTTCAAGTTTGTAAATGAAGGAGAATTTGGTCCATATGTTAATGAATACGATGCAAATTACAGAGTTCTCGATGTGTTTGCCTCACCTTTCCAACTCTGTTTCTACAACACCACCCCAAATGCCTACTACCTCGCCCTTCGCATGGCTATCCAACGCACCGAGCCGATTTACCGGTGGGTTTGGGAAGCCAACCGTGGAAACCCAGTAAAAGAAAACGCCACCCTCACATTCGGAACCGATGGCAACCTTGTGTTGGCAGAGGCCGATGGCAAAGTCGCTTGGCAAACCAACACAGCCAACAAAGGTGTGGTGGGCTTCAAATTGCTGCCAAATGGTAATATCGTCCTTCATGACTCAAAGGGTAACTTTGTATGGCAAAGTTTCGATCACCCTACCGACACTTTGTTGGTGGGTCAGTCTCTGAAAGTTGGGGGCGTGACTAAGCTTGTAAGCAGGCTCTCAGAGCAGCAAAACGCAGATGGACCATACAGCTTGGTAATGGAGCCTAAAGGATTGTCATTTTATTACAAAAGCAACAACTCAGCTAGACCACTTCTCTACTTTTTTTCATCAGATAGATTGAGCATCCAAAAGGGCTCTCTAGAATCTGTCCAATTCCAAAGCGAACCAGAAACAGATGAAGCTTATGCTTACGAGCTGAGATTTGCGTACCAATCAAAAGATGGCTCAAGTGGAGGAACTTCAATCTTGTCCAGGCCCAAATACAATGCCACATCCTCATTTCTTCGACTTGGAATTGATGGGAATGTTAAGATCTACACTTACTATGACAAAGTGAGCTGGGGTGGATGGCAGGTCACTTTCACTCTGTTCGATAGGGAATCGTTTTGGGATGTGAGCGAGTGCCAATTGCCGGAGCGATGTGGGAATTTGGGTGTGTGCGAGGACAACCAGTGTGTGGCATGCCCTTCGGCAAATGGGTTGATTGGGTGGAGCAAAAGTTGTCAGGCTGAGAAAGTGACCTCTTGCAGACCAAGTGATTTCCATTACTATAAAGTAGTGGGTGTTGATCATTTCTTGAGCAAGTTCACTAAAGGTGATTCTGTCAAGGAAAGTGTCTGTGAGAGCAAGTGTTCTAAGGATTGCAAGTGTTTGGGCTACTTCTACAACCAGCAGAGTTCGAGGTGTTGGATTGCTTATGAGTTGAAAACCCTCACGAAGGTAGAGAATTCCACACATGTGGGCTACATTAAGGCACCCAACCACTAATATTATCGGACGACCCACTTCAGTTGTTGTATTTGGTATTATTCCGTGAAGGTTTTAATTTAATCTTATATGTTCTttcagtaattttattttatttttgcttggagtttgtttttgttttttgaattggCACTAATAAATATCTTACTTTGGTTCTCCATATGGAgaacaaaaattattaataagaaagtttatttatttgctacaTATTTGTCTTTAAACTTATTAATGTATACAATGAAGCTCTTTTATATTGCAATAAATcgtttttaatttgttggagTAGACATTTTATActtgtattattatatatattggtaaattTACTTCTATATTATATAGTTGATGAGACTATTGCAAGCAAAATTCGtagagattattttttttttttttcccaatgtaATATGAACTTGCCGGATGATAACTTCATTATAGCCTTTTAAAAGAAGCTCAAGTTTTGGGCTTAACTATATACTAAAAGGCCCCAAgaaaccttcttcttcttttttaaatttttttttttaactcttaaaaatatacattttagtAAAAATACTAAATAGCAAAACAACCATATTTTGTATGCCTGATTAGTATTAGATGGTTTGGACGCTCAAGAAAGATCTCATATCAAACGTATGTTTCAATAATAATTTCatcacattttatatttttaaggaTCAAATGGGACCCATCaaaataagttttatttttttttttcccataaatagaaaaaacaGAGCCAACTCAACCATACAAGAGTATCGTCCACAAGGCTTTGTTCTTCCCATTACTTTCTTGTATTTCCAACAGTGATGGGCTCAATGCAATTTCCATctcatgaaaaatataaaaagaagctCACATGACATGTCAaccttattcaccaaaaaaaaaaaaacaataaaataaataaaataaaataataaaaagacatGTCAACTTGAAGCTTTTATAGTGAAATcttacctttcttttttttttttcggttaaaaatattaaaaataacgcCAATTTATTAGACTTTAGGATAAGGCTGGAAAAGCGAATGAATTTTTGACAAAGCTAGTTTGTTATTGTCAAATGGTGTCATGCTTTGTTTAATATTTGCCATATAGTTTATTTGATATAGAATTCTATATAGAAAGATAAACTTGTCCCACAttttaattactaaattaaaaaagataccACCTTGCTATGTTCATGTggtataaaaaagttttttcaaGCGTCTGTAACTGTATGCAATTAACATACAAATATTCCATTTTTGTTTAGGGTCCCTGGGTCCTCCTCGTtacgaaaattaaaaaatatttatataaatatatatttatatatagaattcAAAAATGAATAGTTTCCTGATCTTGCAAATATAGTCTCATATCGTAGATTTTGCTTCCAAAAAACAATTACAATTATGGAATCACACATTAATTTATAAAGTAATAAACTACAAATAATTATTGACCCCATGTCGCGCGTCTacgtattattaattttatttgtatataaatacattataCACAAGTAAAATGGCTAGCGAATTTGAGTTGTCCAATTCTGTTAACTTGTAGAGCTAGATGCACATCTTAATTTTAAACTAAAGCCCAACGACCATAAtgacaatttaatatatataaataattaattcagaTCAGTTATATATTATACGAATATTctgttctttttcctttttcaggaaaaaaaaaataatattgcccaccaaaaataatcaaattatgcTCAATCTATTAATTTTATCCACTACGTATATGGCACATGAAGGCTGCTAtactttcttattttattttattttatttatttatttatttatttttttggggaacaaGGCAGGGGAATAATGAAGGCTGCTATACTTGTCTTGTCCCGACATAATTTCCTCCTTTAGTCaaagtaataatattaaaatgtttcataaaaaaatttcgtCACCCACTTTCAAGCTTTAACCTAGTtggatatgtatatacatattgttATAATGGAATGGATTAAAGCTTTAAGCACAAATGGAATACTTCCTTTTCAAATCCTTGTCACAGCAGTGAAGTTCTTCAAATCAGAGCCAGAGTGGTGGACTATAAATATAATACATGCCGGTGGACGAATTAAACATATCACATTacaattgtatttatttatttttccagatAAAGTAATgcctaaaagaaatatttatattatatatgtgtgcATGTGTTTATATACGGATTTTCAATTGGAAAATATCTGAATGATGATCCAGATCTAAAAtcaacataaataataacaaagcaATTGACTTGCAAGACTTAAAAATGCCTACCATCACCATAGTTAGAAAAGCCCCTGTGGAGGCTCTAAAACACGACCCAAAACACACAAAcatgtcttcttcttccttgatCATGACCATGCCATTGTTTTCCCTATTCCTTCTTTCACTCTTTCTTTCCCATTCTCACGCTCAGGTTCCATCCAATGCCACCTTCAAGTTTGTCAATGAAGGAGACTTTGGGTATACATTGTGGAATACGATGGAAACTACCGAGTTCTCGATGTGTTTACCTCTCCTTTCCAATTCTGTTTCTACAACACCAACCTAAATGCCTACTTCCTAGCCCTCCGCATGGCAATCCAACGCACCGAGCCGATTTACAGGTGGGTTTGGGAAGCCAACCTTGGAAACCCCGTAAAAGAAAGCGCCACCCTCACATTTGGAACGGATGGCAATGTCGCTTGGCAAACCAATACAGGCAACAACGGTGTGGTGGGCTTCAAATTGCTTCCAAATGGCAATATCGTCCTTCATGACTCAAAGGGTAACTTTGTTTGGCAAAGTTTCTAACAACCTACGGACACTTTGTTGGTGGGTCAGTCTCTGAAGGCAGGGGGTGTGAACAAGCTTTTGAGCCGTCTCTCCGAGAAGGAGAACTTGGACGGTCCTTATAGTTTGGTAATGGAACAAAAAGGGTTTTTCATTGTACTACAAGAGCAACAACTCCGCAAACCCACTTCCATACTTTGTTTCATCTCCATGGTTTACTCAAAGAGGTTCCTTGGACTATGTGAAATTCCAAAGTTCCCCCGAAGACGGCGACGCTTTTGCTTTTGAGCTGATATTGGAGTACCAAGCTGTCCACTCTTCAACAGGTGGAAATGTAATGCTTGCGAGGCCAAAATACAATTCCACAGCTTCATTTCTTAGGCTTGGAATAGATGGGAATGTTAAAATCTACACTTACGATGATAAGGTCTTTTGGGGAGGATGGGAGGTCACGTTCACTCTCTTTGACAGGGGATCGAATTGGGAAAGTGAGTGAAAATTGCCTGAGAGATGTGGGAATTTTGGTGTACGCGAGGACAACCAATGTGTGGCATGCCCCTTGCCAAATGGTTCCAATGGTTGGAGCAAAAATTGTGAGGCTGAGAAGGGTGAGCTCTTGTAAAGATGGTGACTTCCATTACCATAAAGTAGGAGTTGGATCATTTCTTGAGCAGGTACACTAGAGGGAATGCTGTGAAGGAGAATGATTGTGAGAAAAAGTGTTTGGGCTACTTCTATAATGAGCAGAGTTCAAGGTGTTTGATGGCTAATGAGTTAAAGACATTGACAAAAGTAACTAATTCTACACATGTGGGTTACATTAAAGCACCAAACTTTCACGAAGAGAATAATGAGTACAACCATTAGTATATGGTTAGTGGGTTGGTTACATtttcgtgtgtgtgtgtgtgtgtgtgtgtgtgtgtgtttttgttttttaatttattttttatttatcattgtaaTAACTTTCCTATTATGGTCTCTCCAACTCATGATGTTGTTTGTCACAATTTAGATTCATGATGAGGGGCTTTAATGTAGTATAATGTATGCTTTTAAGTTTGTACCTGTTGGTTGAAATCTCACCAATAAAAGTTTGTTTGGATTCTccatacaaggaaaaaaaaaatgttgtgaaaaagttttctttcattttctacgGCTATtggattaaaaggaaaaaaaaaaaaattgttgtgaaaaagttttctttcattttctatgGCTATTTCATTTTAATCCAACGGTTAcccattatatttaatttaatattgtttgggcTATCTCTAAGGATTGTAAGTGTatgtgataaaataaataaataaacaacaaagcATTCCTAGTATTTGGACTACTCCTATAACCAGCAAGCGGGTAAGGTGTTGGgctcgcatatatatatatatatatatagaccggCTACAATAAGGACCAACCTTATGCAATATATCAGGACAAAAAACATACTGAAATTGAAAGCCTTGGATTTTCTCATTTGTCATGAACGGATCAGATTAAAGCTTCCTCACGTGTGGATttgtcttctcctttttttctttcttcttctttcttctcacaTAACcgtgacttttcttcttctttccacaTACCCACAAGTTCAAATCTGCCTAgatctcctctctttctctctctctctctctctttttaccTCTCGCACTCTATTCTCTTACCCATCCAAAGAAATCTGCCTagatctcctctctctctctctcgcactCTATTCTCTTACCCATCCaaagaaagcaaaatatatatagatactcatattagtttataaaaaataaaaaataaaaaataaaataaaaataaaaagaagaagaattggaCTAGAACTTCCATTTAGatactgattttattttatggctTGTGTTTGGATATAAATTTGGTTTTAAGATTTTAGGTTGAAGGTGAAGAGGAAAGGAGATGGAAAGAttgttataaattaattagttgcagaagaagaaaattaaggagtttccaatttttatgttttttttaccatctaacGGCTGGAAGGGAAGGGAAGTGTGGGCAAGAGAAGAGGGCAAGAGAAGAGGAGAAGGGAAGAGAAACCAGCGAATGGAAGGGAAGCTTTGGGCAAAAATTCACACGTGAAGAGGCTTTAATCTAGTCCGTTCATGACAAATGAGCAAATCCAAAAACTCTCAATTTTAGCATATTTTTGGCCCTGATATATAGTATACGGCCGGTCCTTATTGTAGCCggtctctatatatatacacatataagcGGATAAGGTGTTGGgctcgcatatatatatatatatatatatatggaatggaTTGAGGATCTTTACAAAAGTGGCAAACTCTATTGTGGACCCTTGGTCGGTTTCATAGATGATATACACTTATGCATGCAACCTGTCTTTTATATATGGCTGACTTGATATATtgtacattttgtttttttttttcctgcaatAGATTTGATACATCATACTAAACAAATTTAGTATGTGTTAAAATCAACAATTTATACCTAATTTTTAAAGATAAGTTTAGTCCAACtaaacaaatttaaacaaatccaataaaaaaatcattaatgtaATATAATTAGGTTTGAGGTAATATAATTAGGGTGGATATTGATTGTATAAAGATATAAATCTCACCAAAATACACCATTCTGTAATTGATAATAATGTGGAAGGCTAGAGTATTTCCATGTCACCAATATTATTATCTAAGTTGAAAGGTTTTATAAATTCAAAGAAACGTACAGGTGAATGCACTTTCTGAGATCTATAGGTCTCATACTCTGCATCGTTCTTCGGGCCTAGCAGGGAAGCTTCCGTTAGGAATTAGGATTTATTTAGGAATGCGCCTTCGGTTATGGTTATCTTGCTTTTTTCTCTTCTGATTCTTTTTGGCTTTCTGTTTCTCTGTGTCTCGGGTTTTACAGAAAGGATCATCGTCTCTTTTTGCTGCTGATCATCATTATGGCTATATTATTACCATTAATCCTAAAAATTTACACTGTTaattatacacacatatatatatatatgtttatttatttctatgttGACAGAAACTACAATACAAAGACAATTCTCACTCAACAATGCAACAATGATtccaacaattttaaaattgttgatTACACATGATACCAAAAcgttttttttaacaaattgaatatttattaaatagaaaagAACCAACCATTACATTGTCAACATGTTAAGATCTTTACAGCAAAATGCAATAAACATAACCTAGACAAATGAAAAATctgaaattaatttatcattaatggaattatctttaaatataatacataaacaaaatattatataggttGACTACGGCGGAATtcctaatataaaatttacCTTTTCTGCTCTAATTAATGATGTATTAATTGTTTTCGAAAAccatattttactttttcaaatctACTAATGAGGAGAGAGAAATGAGTTTGACTGCTTGCATCGTTTCGTAATACTAAACTCCAAAACACCAACAATCAACCACACTTCCCATGGTAATGAAATCAAACTTTCTTTTTAAGtccaatacaaaaatatatatgctctgagtttttttttttttttttttttttttttttggctggaaaTATATGCTCTGAGTTATGTGTTGTACATTTCATACCCAGAAATAAGTTATATATTATACATGAAAATCtttcattatattaaaaaacgaaaaatagagaggaaaagcaaattttttttgagCCTTGACTACTGAAAGAATAACAGATTGTACAAGTCAGGAAGTATCCCTATTGGTCAAACTCACTTATGTTTATCAGCAATCTTAACTGATATTTGACTAGGCTTTGATATTGGTCTTGCTTGACACGTACCTCATCCATCTCCCACGTGTCACCATGCATGGCCAAATCGGTCTGTTAACTAGACACGTACAATACTCTTGAAATTACATAATTGCCCTCTTCTTcggaatatttatttatttagagtATTCTTGTTTTACGTACTGTTTTTCAACTTGAGGAAGATAGGCAGTTTCCAAGGGTTAATTTGGCTATTTTCAAGCTTGCTTAACTAATTACTCGAGAAGATTTAATTTGCCTAGTTATTTCTTGACTAGATTGGGACCGGTCAAAATgacattttacctttttttttttttttccccatgatAAATAAATCTAGTCTAATATTTTAATAGCATCAATGATGAGAAAGATTATTGAAAGAATGTAAATAAACATGCTTActagaattaataataaaaaataaatatcagcTTGAATACAATTAAACTAGagaaatcaatttcaaaataacCCGTCTTGAAAATATTGATTCGATTCTCGCTGGGGTTGGTAAGGCGAAATGCGGCCTACATAAATATATACGAAACAAGTATTGTAAATTTACACAAATAGCTAGCATTCTCATTATATTTAGAAATTACAAATAGattttccttaattttatttttgtaaataattttcttaaaaagagAAACACAATTACTTGTAAGAGAATGaatatctttttcaaaaaagaaagaagagccAACAAAGAGCAACAAACTGAGAAAACCAGAGAAGAAGTAAAAATGAgcttaataattaaaaagattgATTCCACCATGCCGGCTTGGTGCTGGCATTGAGTTGTACCAGACATTATCCCCCTTATAATTGTAAGACTCAACAAGCTCAACGCGAAGCACAAAAGCCCTTTAAAACACATTAATTAGGTCAAATCAAAGGGCTATTCGACCGACAAAACGTACAAGTGCAAGCATGTTCTACCTAAAAAATCGAAAAATTAGCGAAAATAGGACACTATCAGACCCTTACAAAGCAGTCCGACGGTGGCGATCATTCTAACACACCCAGAaccaataacccaaaaaaaaaaaaaaaaaaaaagaacgaaaaAATCCACCACAAAATGCTAAAATCTAAATCACCGCTATAGCTAAGATATTCTCGATCGCCGTCGATTTTTCAGGCATTGCCACGTAGACGGTCGTGATTGAGTCCCCAACCGCGGATCCCAAACTGCAACTCGGCGGCGGCAATCAAGAACTCCACGGCTTGCTGTGCGGTCAACATCTCCACCACTCTCCTCACCGTCCTCAGCCGTAGATCATCGGCTTTTCTCAGAATATCTGCCAGCCGTCTGATCTTCTCGTTGAGATCCGTA is a window from the Ziziphus jujuba cultivar Dongzao chromosome 11, ASM3175591v1 genome containing:
- the LOC132799814 gene encoding protein trichome birefringence-like 33, with amino-acid sequence MELTTEDACRMEMKSMLRWVRLNMDPKKTRVFFTSMSPSHGKCIDWGGVEGGNYYNETTIIEDPAYWGSDCRKNVMKVIGEVFGKKLFPSHFKTSPNS
- the LOC107432504 gene encoding epidermis-specific secreted glycoprotein EP1 → MSSPSLITTTMSLFSLFILSLFLSQAHAQVPSNATFKFVNEGEFGPYVNEYDANYRVLDVFASPFQLCFYNTTPNAYYLALRMAIQRTEPIYRWVWEANRGNPVKENATLTFGTDGNLVLAEADGKVAWQTNTANKGVVGFKLLPNGNIVLHDSKGNFVWQSFDHPTDTLLVGQSLKVGGVTKLVSRLSEQQNADGPYSLVMEPKGLSFYYKSNNSARPLLYFFSSDRLSIQKGSLESVQFQSEPETDEAYAYELRFAYQSKDGSSGGTSILSRPKYNATSSFLRLGIDGNVKIYTYYDKVSWGGWQVTFTLFDRESFWDVSECQLPERCGNLGVCEDNQCVACPSANGLIGWSKSCQAEKVTSCRPSDFHYYKVVGVDHFLSKFTKGDSVKESVCESKCSKDCKCLGYFYNQQSSRCWIAYELKTLTKVENSTHVGYIKAPNH